A part of Streptomyces sp. NBC_00557 genomic DNA contains:
- a CDS encoding 2-oxo-4-hydroxy-4-carboxy-5-ureidoimidazoline decarboxylase, giving the protein MTRGPTLAAHRLPSIPKPLDAFNAAPADEARALLLHCLRSLRWAHRVADHRPYPDLGSLLAAADEAAYDLPPAELAQALAGETLPELPADAYSAAHMALSAAHAAYEARFGHAFVIYLGDAPPGECLDRILEAIRSRLANDPDEERVIAADELRRVAGARLSASLGGAVPHRRSPIRCQFDHTR; this is encoded by the coding sequence GTGACGCGAGGACCCACGCTGGCCGCCCACCGCCTTCCCTCGATCCCCAAGCCCCTCGACGCCTTCAACGCGGCTCCCGCCGACGAGGCCCGCGCGCTCCTGCTGCACTGCCTGCGCAGCCTGCGCTGGGCGCACCGCGTCGCGGACCACCGCCCCTACCCGGACCTGGGCTCCCTGCTCGCCGCGGCGGACGAGGCGGCGTACGACCTGCCGCCGGCGGAGCTGGCGCAGGCCCTGGCGGGCGAGACCCTTCCCGAGCTGCCGGCGGACGCCTACTCGGCCGCCCACATGGCGCTGAGCGCGGCCCACGCGGCCTACGAGGCCCGGTTCGGGCACGCGTTCGTCATCTATCTGGGCGATGCCCCGCCGGGCGAGTGCCTGGACCGGATCCTGGAGGCCATCCGGTCACGATTGGCGAACGATCCCGACGAGGAGCGGGTCATAGCGGCCGACGAGCTGCGCCGCGTGGCGGGGGCGAGGCTGTCGGCCTCCCTCGGCGGCGCGGTCCCGCACCGCCGCTCCCCCATCCGGTGCCAATTTGATCACACCAGGTAG
- a CDS encoding succinate dehydrogenase hydrophobic membrane anchor subunit, which translates to MSTTETPASGVGPVEGTAGYSVDNPAPLIEAPRKRTKKSPKSTRGNFELAAWLFMRLSGIVLVILVIGHLLIQLVLDGGVSKIGFAFVAGRWASPWWQVWDLLMLWLAMLHGANGLRTVINDYAERPASRMWLKALLYTATVWTILLGTLVIFTFDPNIR; encoded by the coding sequence ATGTCCACGACTGAAACCCCCGCTTCCGGAGTCGGCCCCGTCGAGGGGACCGCCGGCTACTCCGTCGACAACCCGGCCCCGCTGATCGAGGCGCCGCGCAAGCGCACCAAGAAGTCCCCGAAGTCGACCCGGGGCAACTTCGAGCTGGCGGCGTGGCTGTTCATGCGCCTGTCCGGCATCGTGCTGGTGATCCTGGTCATCGGCCACCTGCTGATCCAGCTCGTGCTGGACGGCGGCGTCTCCAAGATCGGCTTCGCCTTCGTGGCGGGCCGCTGGGCGTCCCCCTGGTGGCAGGTCTGGGACCTGCTGATGCTGTGGCTCGCGATGCTGCACGGCGCCAACGGCCTGCGCACCGTCATCAACGACTACGCCGAGCGGCCGGCGTCCCGCATGTGGCTGAAGGCCCTGCTGTACACCGCCACGGTGTGGACCATCCTGCTGGGCACGCTGGTGATCTTCACCTTCGACCCGAACATCCGCTAG
- the sdhC gene encoding succinate dehydrogenase, cytochrome b556 subunit — MPAGTLYRGREGMWSWVAHRVTGVLIFFFLFVHVLDTALVRVSPEAYDKVVATYKTPIVALLEYGLVAAILFHALNGLRVIAVDFWSKGPRYQKQMFWAVMGVWIVLMLGAIYPVLGHAARVLFGS; from the coding sequence GTGCCGGCTGGAACGCTGTACCGCGGCCGGGAAGGAATGTGGTCCTGGGTGGCTCACCGAGTCACCGGCGTCCTCATTTTCTTCTTCCTGTTCGTTCACGTGCTGGACACCGCTCTCGTGCGTGTGTCCCCCGAGGCCTACGACAAGGTCGTGGCCACGTACAAGACGCCGATCGTCGCGCTGCTGGAGTACGGCCTCGTCGCCGCCATCCTCTTCCACGCGCTCAACGGCCTGCGCGTCATCGCCGTCGACTTCTGGTCGAAGGGCCCGCGCTACCAGAAGCAGATGTTCTGGGCCGTGATGGGCGTCTGGATCGTGCTGATGCTCGGAGCGATCTACCCGGTCCTCGGCCACGCCGCCCGTGTCCTGTTTGGGAGCTGA
- a CDS encoding Uma2 family endonuclease, translating into MAVIEREMTIEEAADRVSSWLPGHRVEILRGSIIVTPPPDGPHQGTIFEVGYEIQRAGAKEAGLRVRPGIGLWLPTGRADYAIPDLSVVEADYADALVGKNCYSPHVFRMVLEVTSSNWTEDTANKVEIYAETGIPVYLVADRKHDEVLLYVNPVDGKYPDPLRYKRGQSVPVPESVGVSLDLPVDTLLDGDD; encoded by the coding sequence GTGGCTGTGATAGAGCGCGAGATGACGATCGAAGAAGCCGCCGACCGTGTCTCCAGCTGGCTGCCCGGACACCGCGTCGAGATCCTTCGAGGGAGCATCATCGTGACGCCGCCGCCGGATGGCCCGCATCAGGGGACCATCTTCGAGGTCGGTTATGAGATCCAGCGGGCAGGGGCGAAGGAGGCGGGCCTTAGGGTCCGTCCCGGTATCGGCCTGTGGCTGCCGACAGGACGCGCTGACTATGCGATCCCGGACCTGTCCGTTGTGGAGGCCGACTACGCAGACGCGTTGGTCGGGAAGAACTGTTACTCACCGCACGTCTTCCGCATGGTGTTGGAGGTGACCTCCTCCAATTGGACGGAGGACACGGCGAACAAGGTCGAGATCTACGCGGAGACCGGCATTCCTGTCTACCTCGTAGCCGACCGCAAGCACGACGAGGTCCTCCTCTACGTAAACCCGGTCGACGGCAAGTACCCCGACCCCCTCCGCTACAAGCGAGGCCAGTCCGTCCCCGTCCCCGAGTCCGTCGGCGTCTCTCTCGACCTCCCCGTCGACACCCTCCTCGACGGCGACGACTGA
- a CDS encoding FG-GAP-like repeat-containing protein, translating into MLSGAGIVTYAMADPAAQSGGKGQSRKAAVHTLKLESRGAGREGLGQKDTDRFSALLLTWDDAHAKAKGTPEVRTRDRASGTWSGWQKLPEDPYQADGAEAARAGAARGGTASLWTGDSDGVQVRLVNADGSEAGGQPKGMDVRLLDPGTDPAGGPQPAAFAADVTPTATDSASAPATDTPAQTPTQTPADTPTPAGSTSASTTPSPTDSASATVSPTPTSTVPAPRPSTVAKPPIITQAEWGASTDYDGTPSYGTEIKAAVIHHTGVDSDNALSCADSRARMRTIQQEHFSRGYYDIGYNFVVDRCGQIFEGRSGGMDLPVVGAHDIGFNTNTVGISYIGNYMTAQPSRAALDSIARIVAWKFGMYGIDPTGKVTLTSGSPKGQDGNLIPQGQQITLPRVFGHRDTNSTLCPGDSLYKKLSLIATLAKTPGVSHALPTSDVDRDGLPDLVAGTPKANSVTVVPGGVNGPVTARKITLTQNSPGVPGSSESGDGFGAATAWGDVNGDGYADLAIGSPGEDDTSGHADRGSVTVMYGPALDTGFSYTTSGSVTATGAKLGSTVAVGDFNGDGKADVFSAGTGKGGSWNVRLTGGATTSGTLTTATGSVAYLDAATGDFNRDGYTDVALNYRDAGGVSRVVRFAGSASGPAKQGVLSVKGGRSIAAADFTLDGYDDIVIGQPYTSESGAYKGGQVTMLLGASTGFTTTGMKTIDQDTSGVPGAAEDGDAMGWSVSAGDYNGDGYPDVLAGVPNEDITRDGVNRANAGQVLLLKGSATGITGTGATGISQDTSGVPGSTESGDQLGTAVSLTDVSGYGRADLTFGAGGEDGGDGILMYLPSNSSGLGYAQTAVLGRTTLGTPTAAALGSSLTP; encoded by the coding sequence GTGCTGAGCGGTGCCGGCATCGTCACGTATGCGATGGCGGACCCGGCGGCGCAGTCCGGCGGCAAGGGGCAGAGCCGCAAGGCGGCCGTCCACACGCTGAAGCTCGAGAGCCGCGGCGCGGGCCGTGAGGGACTCGGCCAGAAGGACACGGACCGGTTCAGCGCGTTGCTGCTGACCTGGGACGACGCCCACGCCAAGGCCAAGGGCACGCCCGAGGTGCGCACCCGCGACCGGGCGAGCGGCACGTGGTCCGGCTGGCAGAAGCTGCCCGAGGACCCGTACCAGGCGGACGGCGCGGAGGCCGCGCGCGCCGGCGCCGCGCGGGGTGGCACGGCCTCGCTGTGGACCGGTGACTCCGACGGCGTCCAGGTGCGTCTGGTCAACGCCGACGGCAGCGAGGCGGGCGGCCAGCCGAAGGGCATGGACGTCAGGCTCCTCGACCCCGGCACCGACCCGGCGGGCGGCCCGCAGCCGGCCGCGTTCGCGGCGGACGTCACCCCGACGGCGACCGACTCGGCCTCCGCCCCGGCGACGGACACTCCGGCGCAGACACCGACGCAGACACCGGCGGACACGCCGACGCCGGCCGGCTCCACCTCGGCGTCCACCACCCCGTCCCCGACGGACTCCGCGTCGGCGACCGTCTCCCCCACACCGACCAGCACGGTCCCCGCGCCGCGGCCGTCCACGGTCGCCAAGCCGCCGATCATCACGCAGGCCGAGTGGGGCGCGTCCACGGACTACGACGGCACGCCGAGCTACGGCACGGAGATCAAGGCCGCCGTCATCCACCACACCGGCGTGGACAGCGACAACGCCCTCTCCTGCGCCGACTCCCGCGCCCGGATGCGCACCATCCAGCAGGAGCACTTCTCCCGCGGCTACTACGACATCGGCTACAACTTCGTCGTCGACCGCTGCGGGCAGATCTTCGAGGGCCGCAGCGGCGGGATGGACCTGCCGGTCGTCGGCGCGCACGACATCGGCTTCAACACGAACACGGTCGGCATCTCCTACATCGGCAACTACATGACCGCCCAGCCCTCGCGGGCCGCGCTGGACTCGATCGCGCGGATCGTGGCGTGGAAGTTCGGGATGTACGGCATCGACCCGACCGGCAAGGTGACGCTGACCTCGGGCAGCCCCAAGGGCCAGGACGGCAACCTGATCCCGCAGGGGCAGCAGATCACGCTGCCGCGGGTCTTCGGCCACCGGGACACCAACTCCACGCTGTGCCCCGGCGACAGCCTCTACAAGAAGCTGTCCCTGATCGCGACGCTCGCGAAGACGCCCGGCGTCTCGCACGCCCTGCCGACCTCGGACGTCGACCGCGACGGCCTGCCCGACCTGGTCGCCGGCACCCCGAAGGCCAACTCGGTGACGGTCGTGCCGGGCGGCGTGAACGGCCCGGTCACGGCCAGGAAGATCACCCTCACCCAGAACAGCCCGGGCGTGCCCGGCTCCAGCGAGAGCGGTGACGGCTTCGGCGCCGCGACCGCCTGGGGCGACGTCAACGGCGACGGCTACGCCGACCTCGCGATCGGCTCCCCCGGCGAGGACGACACCAGCGGCCACGCCGACCGGGGCTCGGTCACCGTCATGTACGGCCCGGCCCTCGACACCGGTTTCTCGTACACCACCTCCGGCAGCGTCACGGCGACCGGAGCCAAGCTGGGCTCGACGGTCGCGGTCGGCGACTTCAACGGCGACGGCAAGGCGGACGTGTTCAGCGCCGGCACGGGCAAGGGGGGCAGCTGGAACGTCCGGCTGACCGGCGGCGCCACCACCTCCGGCACCCTCACCACGGCCACCGGCTCCGTGGCCTACCTCGACGCCGCCACCGGTGACTTCAACCGGGACGGATACACCGATGTCGCCCTCAACTACCGTGACGCGGGCGGGGTTTCGCGGGTGGTCCGGTTCGCTGGCTCGGCGAGCGGACCGGCCAAGCAGGGCGTGCTCAGCGTCAAGGGCGGCCGCTCGATCGCCGCGGCCGACTTCACCCTCGACGGCTACGACGACATCGTCATCGGCCAGCCGTACACCTCGGAGTCCGGCGCCTACAAGGGCGGCCAGGTGACCATGCTGCTCGGCGCCTCCACCGGCTTCACCACCACCGGCATGAAGACGATCGACCAGGACACCAGCGGGGTGCCCGGCGCCGCCGAGGACGGCGACGCCATGGGCTGGTCGGTCTCCGCCGGCGACTACAACGGCGACGGCTACCCCGACGTGCTGGCCGGCGTGCCGAACGAGGACATCACCCGCGACGGCGTGAACCGCGCCAACGCCGGCCAGGTGCTCCTCCTCAAGGGCAGCGCGACCGGGATCACCGGCACCGGCGCGACCGGGATCTCGCAGGACACCTCGGGCGTCCCCGGCTCCACCGAGAGCGGCGACCAGCTCGGTACGGCGGTGTCGCTGACCGACGTGTCCGGGTACGGCCGGGCCGACCTGACGTTCGGCGCGGGCGGTGAGGACGGCGGCGACGGCATCCTCATGTACCTGCCGAGCAACAGCTCCGGCCTCGGCTACGCGCAGACCGCGGTCCTCGGCAGGACGACCCTCGGCACGCCCACCGCCGCGGCCCTCGGCTCGAGCCTGACGCCGTGA
- a CDS encoding acyl-CoA mutase large subunit family protein has product MTRESESGLPIEPVYGPQALHGWDPAGKLGEPGTYPFTRGVYPTMYTGRPWTMRQYAGFGTAAESNARYRQLIAHGTTGLSVAFDLPTQMGHDSDAPLAHGEVGKVGVAIDSIDDMRVLFDGIPLDQVSTSMTINAPAALLLLLYQLVAEEQGARADQLTGTIQNDVLKEYIARGTYIFPPKPSLRLTADIFKYCTAEIPKWNTISISGYHMAEAGASPVQEVAFTLADGIEYVRTAVAAGMDVDDFAPRLSFFFVARTTLLEEVAKFRAARRIWARVMREEFGARNPKSLMLRFHTQTAGVQLTAQQPEVNLVRVAVQALAAVLGGTQSLHTNSFDEAIALPTDKSARLALRTQQVLAHETDVTATVDPFAGSYAVERMTDDVEEAAVDLMRRVEDLGGAVAAIERGFQKSEIEKNAYRIAQETDSGERVVVGVNRFQLDEEEPYEPLRVDPAIEARQAERLEKLRAERDQRAVDAALDALRKAAEGEDNVLYPMKEALRGRATVGEVCGALRAVWGAYEPSEVF; this is encoded by the coding sequence ATGACGCGTGAGTCGGAGTCGGGACTGCCCATCGAGCCGGTCTACGGGCCGCAGGCTCTGCACGGCTGGGACCCGGCCGGGAAACTGGGCGAACCGGGCACATACCCCTTCACCCGAGGGGTCTACCCGACCATGTACACGGGCCGCCCGTGGACCATGCGCCAGTACGCCGGCTTCGGCACGGCGGCCGAGTCGAACGCCCGCTACCGGCAGCTGATCGCCCACGGCACCACGGGCCTGTCGGTCGCCTTCGACCTGCCCACCCAGATGGGCCACGACTCCGACGCGCCCCTCGCGCACGGCGAGGTCGGCAAGGTGGGCGTCGCGATCGACTCGATCGACGACATGCGGGTGCTGTTCGACGGCATCCCGCTCGACCAGGTCTCGACCTCGATGACGATCAACGCCCCGGCCGCCCTGCTGCTGCTCCTGTACCAGCTGGTGGCGGAGGAGCAGGGGGCCCGCGCCGACCAGCTGACCGGCACGATCCAGAACGACGTGCTGAAGGAGTACATCGCGCGGGGCACCTACATCTTCCCGCCGAAGCCCTCCCTGCGGCTGACGGCGGACATCTTCAAGTACTGCACCGCCGAGATCCCGAAGTGGAACACGATCTCCATCTCCGGCTACCACATGGCCGAGGCGGGCGCCTCGCCCGTCCAGGAGGTCGCGTTCACGCTCGCCGACGGCATCGAGTACGTGCGTACGGCGGTGGCGGCGGGCATGGACGTGGACGACTTCGCCCCGCGCCTGTCCTTCTTCTTCGTGGCCCGTACGACGCTGCTGGAGGAGGTCGCCAAGTTCCGTGCCGCGCGCAGGATCTGGGCCCGGGTGATGCGGGAGGAGTTCGGCGCGCGGAACCCGAAGTCGCTGATGCTGCGCTTCCACACCCAGACCGCCGGGGTCCAGCTGACGGCCCAGCAGCCGGAGGTGAACCTGGTCCGGGTCGCCGTACAGGCCCTGGCCGCGGTGCTGGGCGGCACCCAGTCCCTGCACACCAACTCCTTCGACGAGGCGATCGCCCTGCCCACGGACAAGAGCGCGCGCCTCGCCCTGCGCACCCAGCAGGTGCTGGCCCACGAGACGGACGTGACGGCGACGGTCGACCCCTTCGCCGGGTCGTACGCGGTGGAGCGGATGACGGACGACGTCGAGGAGGCGGCCGTCGACCTGATGCGGCGGGTGGAGGACCTGGGCGGCGCGGTGGCGGCGATCGAGCGGGGCTTCCAGAAGTCCGAGATCGAGAAGAACGCGTACCGCATCGCCCAGGAGACCGACTCCGGCGAGCGGGTGGTCGTCGGGGTCAACCGCTTCCAGCTGGACGAGGAGGAGCCCTACGAGCCCCTGCGCGTCGACCCGGCCATCGAGGCGAGGCAGGCGGAGCGGCTGGAGAAGCTCCGGGCCGAGCGGGACCAGCGGGCGGTGGACGCGGCGCTGGACGCGTTGCGGAAGGCGGCGGAGGGCGAGGACAACGTCCTGTACCCGATGAAGGAGGCGCTGCGGGGGCGTGCGACGGTGGGGGAGGTGTGCGGGGCGCTCCGCGCGGTGTGGGGGGCTTATGAGCCGTCGGAGGTGTTCTGA
- a CDS encoding RNA polymerase sigma factor — MGHGGEPRRRQAYDGELGAAVARAQAGDESAFAVAYRLVQPGLLGYLRGLVGDDAEDVASDAWLEIARDLGRFKGDGAGFRGWTATIARHRALDHLRRLRIRPQAAPLEQDALNVPGPLSTHDQALETLSTERALELVRSLPRDQAEAVLLRVVVGLDGPAAARVLGKRPGAVRTAAHRGLKRLARHLGIPDPAQEHGRSATDDGPRTPGEPA, encoded by the coding sequence TTGGGCCACGGAGGGGAACCCCGCCGCCGGCAGGCGTACGACGGGGAGCTGGGCGCGGCCGTCGCGCGGGCCCAGGCCGGCGACGAGTCCGCCTTCGCGGTGGCCTACCGGCTGGTGCAGCCCGGCCTGCTCGGCTATCTGCGCGGCCTGGTCGGCGACGACGCCGAGGACGTGGCCTCCGACGCCTGGCTGGAGATTGCCCGCGACCTCGGACGCTTCAAGGGGGACGGCGCCGGCTTCCGCGGCTGGACCGCGACCATCGCCCGGCACCGGGCCCTGGACCACCTGCGCCGCCTGCGGATACGGCCGCAGGCCGCGCCCCTGGAGCAGGACGCGCTGAACGTTCCCGGCCCGCTGAGCACCCACGACCAGGCCCTGGAGACGCTGTCCACCGAACGGGCGCTGGAGCTGGTGCGCAGCCTGCCGCGCGACCAGGCCGAGGCCGTCCTGCTCCGGGTGGTCGTCGGCCTCGACGGCCCCGCCGCCGCACGCGTCCTCGGCAAACGCCCCGGCGCCGTCCGCACGGCCGCCCACCGCGGACTGAAACGTCTCGCCCGCCACCTGGGCATCCCGGACCCGGCGCAGGAGCACGGCAGGTCCGCCACGGACGACGGCCCCCGGACGCCGGGGGAGCCGGCATGA
- the leuE gene encoding leucine efflux protein LeuE, which yields MFGVIDLPTYLAGLVLIVLLPGPNSLYVLSVAARRGVRAGYTAAAGVWCGDTVLMTLSAAGVASLLKTNALLFGIVKYAGAGYLTWLAIGMMRAAWQMWRTRREKAVDEDASSTAGYERPFRRALVVSLFNPKAILFFVAFFVQFVDPDYACPALSFVVLGVFAQLASFLYLSALIFGGTRLAAAFRRRKRLSATATSVAGALFLGFAVKLTLASA from the coding sequence ATGTTCGGTGTGATCGATCTCCCCACCTATCTGGCAGGACTCGTCCTGATCGTCCTGCTGCCCGGCCCCAACTCCCTCTACGTGCTGTCCGTGGCCGCCCGGCGCGGTGTGCGGGCCGGTTACACCGCTGCCGCGGGCGTGTGGTGCGGGGACACCGTGCTGATGACGCTGTCCGCCGCCGGAGTCGCCTCCCTGCTGAAGACGAACGCGCTGCTGTTCGGGATCGTGAAGTACGCCGGCGCCGGGTATCTGACCTGGCTGGCGATCGGCATGATGCGGGCCGCCTGGCAGATGTGGCGGACCCGGAGGGAGAAGGCGGTCGACGAGGACGCCTCGTCCACCGCCGGGTACGAACGGCCCTTCCGGCGGGCCCTCGTCGTCAGCCTGTTCAACCCCAAGGCGATCCTGTTCTTCGTCGCCTTCTTCGTGCAGTTCGTCGACCCGGACTACGCCTGCCCCGCCCTGTCCTTCGTCGTCCTCGGTGTCTTCGCCCAGCTGGCCAGCTTCCTCTACCTGAGCGCGCTGATATTCGGCGGCACGCGCCTCGCCGCCGCGTTCCGGCGCCGCAAGCGGCTGTCGGCGACGGCCACTTCGGTGGCGGGCGCGCTGTTCCTCGGCTTCGCGGTGAAGCTGACGCTGGCCAGCGCCTAG
- a CDS encoding L,D-transpeptidase family protein, with translation MRKSGRPAAVLAATAALAALCGCTVQPAGADGKPPAPVRAPTPARGSTGAPASRPADPTRTAQRPPAAPAWVLWARGDSGPGVRELQARLRQLDWLFDGPTGSYDDLTEQAVRGFQGKRGLPRTGRTDTVTWQRLVAMTHPPGTWELYLMGGQPAGAPDPRCMTGRVLCIDKTTRTLRWMVDGRTLSTTAVRFGAQYTPTREGVFHVYWKARDWVSTLYHSPMPYAMFFSGGQAVHYSYDFAARGYAGASHGCVNVRDETVIAELFAQVRVGDKVVVHW, from the coding sequence ATGAGGAAATCGGGAAGGCCCGCCGCCGTGCTCGCCGCGACCGCCGCCCTCGCCGCGCTCTGCGGCTGCACCGTGCAGCCCGCGGGCGCCGACGGGAAACCCCCGGCGCCCGTGCGCGCCCCGACGCCGGCCCGCGGCTCGACCGGGGCCCCGGCGAGCCGGCCGGCGGATCCCACCCGGACGGCCCAGCGGCCGCCCGCCGCGCCCGCCTGGGTGCTGTGGGCGCGCGGGGACAGTGGCCCGGGCGTGCGGGAGCTGCAGGCCCGGCTGCGCCAGCTGGACTGGCTGTTCGACGGCCCGACGGGGTCGTACGACGATCTGACCGAGCAGGCGGTCCGCGGCTTCCAGGGCAAGCGCGGACTGCCGCGGACCGGGCGCACCGACACCGTCACCTGGCAGCGGCTGGTCGCCATGACGCACCCGCCGGGGACCTGGGAGCTGTACCTGATGGGCGGTCAGCCCGCGGGCGCGCCCGATCCGCGCTGCATGACCGGGCGCGTCCTGTGCATCGACAAGACGACGCGGACGCTGCGCTGGATGGTCGACGGGCGGACGCTGTCGACGACGGCGGTCCGGTTCGGGGCGCAGTACACGCCGACCCGGGAGGGTGTGTTCCACGTCTACTGGAAGGCGCGCGACTGGGTGTCCACGCTCTACCACTCGCCGATGCCGTACGCGATGTTCTTCAGCGGCGGCCAAGCCGTCCACTACTCCTACGACTTCGCGGCGCGCGGTTACGCGGGGGCCTCGCACGGATGCGTGAACGTGCGGGACGAGACGGTGATCGCCGAGCTGTTCGCTCAGGTGCGGGTGGGCGACAAGGTCGTCGTCCACTGGTGA
- a CDS encoding beta-N-acetylhexosaminidase has protein sequence MTQHRRRAPAHQVTRKRAVVAAAVVGTVALGTGIGVWASSGGGGPDGGAAPPRTSSGRVAGTSPGTAATPPAGTARTYPLSRAPRTIPAVRSHTAARGPGWTPRKADRVVVSDGELADEGRLIAGELGLTYAGEKDDVRAGDVRLALGGGGNQESYTMTVRDGRVDISGPGEAGVFYGTRTLKQEVHGGGTAPEGVVRDEPAKPVRGFMLDIARKPFSETWIEDRIRELGDLKFNELGLHFSDDQAFRIESSTHPEIVSPDHLTKAQVRRIVALANSRHITVVPELDSPGHLGAVLAAHPDLRLRNAGGVVTKGAIDISKPASAKLVDDLLNEYAGLFTGNQWHLGGDEYQALTVKDPQASYPQLAAAARQKYGTGGTVADLTTGWLNDRANTVRAHGRTMRAWNDGFYRGTSVQAAKDLQVAYWTGKEIGARQPEEYLSAGRKVLNYNDEFLYYVLGQPQTFVYPTGQRIYQQWNPRVLRGTTAVPARYDGQILGGSFAVWCDVPDARTEAQVAAGIRMPLRATVQKLWYPGTPPLSWAGFRNLANRLG, from the coding sequence ATGACCCAGCACAGGCGCCGTGCTCCGGCGCACCAGGTGACGCGGAAGCGGGCGGTGGTGGCCGCCGCGGTCGTCGGGACCGTCGCGCTCGGCACGGGGATCGGCGTATGGGCCTCCTCGGGCGGCGGCGGGCCGGACGGAGGCGCGGCGCCGCCGCGGACGTCGTCCGGCCGGGTGGCCGGCACCTCCCCCGGCACGGCGGCCACGCCCCCGGCCGGCACCGCCCGGACCTATCCGCTGTCCCGGGCGCCGCGGACGATCCCCGCCGTGCGCTCCCACACGGCGGCCCGCGGACCCGGCTGGACGCCGCGGAAGGCGGACCGGGTGGTCGTCAGCGACGGCGAGCTGGCCGACGAGGGCCGGCTGATCGCCGGCGAGCTGGGGCTCACCTACGCCGGCGAGAAGGACGACGTGCGGGCGGGCGACGTGCGGCTCGCGCTCGGCGGCGGCGGGAACCAGGAGTCGTACACCATGACCGTCCGCGACGGGCGGGTCGACATCAGCGGGCCCGGCGAGGCCGGCGTCTTCTACGGCACCCGCACCCTGAAGCAGGAGGTCCACGGCGGCGGCACGGCCCCGGAGGGCGTCGTGCGCGACGAGCCGGCCAAGCCCGTGCGCGGGTTCATGCTGGACATCGCCCGCAAGCCGTTCTCCGAGACCTGGATCGAGGACCGGATCCGCGAGCTGGGGGACCTGAAGTTCAACGAGCTGGGGCTGCACTTCTCCGACGACCAGGCGTTCCGGATCGAGTCCAGCACCCACCCCGAGATCGTCTCCCCGGACCACCTGACCAAGGCGCAGGTCAGGAGGATCGTGGCCCTGGCGAACAGCCGGCACATCACCGTCGTGCCCGAGCTGGACTCGCCGGGGCACCTGGGCGCCGTCCTCGCCGCCCACCCCGACCTGCGGCTGCGCAACGCCGGCGGGGTCGTCACCAAGGGCGCGATCGACATCTCCAAGCCCGCCTCCGCCAAGCTCGTCGACGACCTGCTGAACGAGTACGCGGGCCTGTTCACCGGCAACCAGTGGCACCTGGGCGGCGACGAGTACCAGGCGCTCACGGTGAAGGACCCGCAGGCCTCCTACCCGCAGCTCGCGGCCGCCGCCCGGCAGAAGTACGGCACCGGCGGCACCGTCGCCGACCTCACCACCGGCTGGCTCAACGACCGCGCGAACACCGTCCGCGCCCACGGCAGGACCATGCGGGCCTGGAACGACGGCTTCTACCGCGGTACGTCCGTGCAGGCGGCCAAGGACCTGCAGGTCGCGTACTGGACCGGCAAGGAGATCGGCGCCCGGCAGCCGGAGGAGTACCTGAGCGCGGGCCGCAAGGTGCTCAACTACAACGACGAGTTCCTCTACTACGTCCTCGGCCAGCCGCAGACCTTCGTCTATCCGACCGGGCAGCGGATCTACCAGCAGTGGAACCCGCGGGTGCTGCGCGGCACGACGGCCGTCCCGGCACGGTACGACGGGCAGATCCTCGGCGGTTCGTTCGCGGTGTGGTGCGACGTCCCCGACGCCCGGACGGAGGCCCAGGTCGCGGCCGGCATCCGGATGCCGCTGCGGGCCACCGTGCAGAAGCTCTGGTACCCGGGCACGCCCCCGCTGTCCTGGGCCGGCTTCCGGAACCTCGCGAACCGGCTTGGCTGA
- a CDS encoding RNA polymerase sigma factor: protein MLGDDAELTAAVRSAQDGDETAFRTVYRAVHPRLLGYVRTLVGDADAEDVASEAWLQIARDLDRFSGDADRFRGWAARIARNRALDHIRMRGRRPAIGGDETELTGRPAESDTAGEAIEALTTDRTLSLIARLPQDQAEAVVLRVVVGLDAKSAAETLGKRAGAVRTAAHRGLKRLAELLGDDPESAGVLGALPSQREPRRGAVSSATVTDTRARTQKDM, encoded by the coding sequence GTGCTGGGGGACGACGCGGAGCTGACCGCCGCGGTGCGATCGGCACAGGACGGGGACGAGACCGCGTTCCGTACTGTGTACCGCGCGGTGCATCCACGGCTGCTCGGATACGTACGCACACTGGTCGGTGATGCCGACGCCGAGGACGTGGCCTCGGAGGCCTGGCTGCAGATCGCCCGCGACCTCGACCGGTTCAGCGGAGACGCGGACCGGTTCCGCGGCTGGGCCGCGCGGATCGCCCGCAACCGCGCCCTGGACCACATACGCATGCGCGGCCGCCGCCCGGCCATAGGCGGCGACGAGACGGAACTGACCGGCCGGCCCGCCGAGTCCGACACGGCCGGCGAGGCCATCGAGGCCCTGACCACCGACAGGACCCTCTCCCTCATCGCGCGGCTCCCGCAGGACCAGGCCGAGGCGGTCGTCCTGCGCGTGGTGGTCGGCCTCGACGCCAAGAGCGCCGCCGAGACCCTCGGCAAACGCGCCGGCGCCGTACGCACCGCGGCGCACCGCGGTCTGAAGCGGCTGGCCGAGCTGCTCGGCGACGATCCGGAATCGGCGGGCGTGCTCGGCGCGCTCCCATCCCAGCGAGAACCGCGCCGCGGCGCGGTGTCGTCCGCAACTGTGACGGATACGCGTGCGCGGACGCAGAAGGACATGTGA